From the genome of Medicago truncatula cultivar Jemalong A17 chromosome 2, MtrunA17r5.0-ANR, whole genome shotgun sequence:
tttctatgatttttttcatcgaagTATAACGTTTTATTCAGCATTGTGGTTTATGTTCTTTGGTGTTTGTCTGATCGCTTTGATTTTGTTACATTTatacatattttgttttatgttattaacatgaATAACGAcgtttcttataaaaaagaaatgaataacaaaattgtcctttcaaaaaagaaatgaatagCAATGTTGTGAAATTGATCATATACGTTCACCTCCacatctttgtttttcttctttactCTTTGTTTTTTGAATCGTTATTGTTAAAAAGACTTTGATCTCATCCTAAAAACTAActtaaaggataaaaatattcaaacatatttatacacTCAACAATCTGAAAAACTAAGTATTGTAAGACTAATAACGACTACAAACAAGttcaataattaaatatttctaTTAGCAAAGCTAAATTATATTCGAAATAGTATTGTTCCTAAAGATAGACATCTCTTTTATCATGGTTGGATAGCTTCTTATCTAGTCCTTTGTTTGTTAGACCATGATTAGTTGGTTAATTAGGATACAATtgaaaaactaaattatgttGTAAAAATAGTGGGCGCTGATGTCAGATTAGATTCtccagaaaaaaaatatagtatattaaaaaataattgtcactatCCGGGTCTTCATTACTCTTCAATCATTTGGTACATGGTCAGTTATTTACGCTCACAATTGACAGTTTAGAACTCATATTTTATACATGTATATATCTTTCCATGACGAATAAGTGAttcttttttgttaataataatGAGTAAGTGAATATTGTTAAGTAAGTTGGCTTgttccttcataaaaaaaaagtaagttggCATGCTTTAATTAACTTGTATAAATCAATACAATaataaaagagtaatgatatttatacaaccatcTTATAATCTTTTAAGATTGTCAAATACTAATATTGTAGTAGTAAGTATCATCTATGTTAGTTTCACACAGTTATCCCAATTATGCATGCAATGTAAGTACATTTTTTACACGAATATCCAACTCTACATCTCATTTGATATGGataattgtaaaaatatattaaaaattagggtCATGTTAATCGGTGCTTCtagggcactagttaagaagttaaaagtagaaagaaaaaaaatatataattggcattgaaaaaacaactttttaacttttaaaacatagaatacacaattttcaaggAAATATTTCCTTTAAtaattccttaaccagtgccccggaggcaccggttaacatttccctaaaaaTTATGACAAAGTAACATATTTCTATCAATGAAGATGATTCCAAAATGAGTCGTGGACTAATGCTATCTTTTAGACATTTTGTGGCAATTATCAAAATTGTTCAAGTCGACTATCAATTCTCGATATCTTCAAGATAAAACAATTCAGTATAAATTATATCAAGCTCTCACTATACTATAAGATCTGTTCAAGAATTGCACCCCTCAAATATAAAAGAAGCCACTCagcaagttataaaaaaaaaacattataagcttgtgaaaaaatattgttacctaacaattttattttgatcttatgaacttataagctataagttatccGTTATATGCCCAAAATTTTATATTGTCATACAATGTTGATCTTTTTCACGGAGATGTTCATTGAACGTAGAAGATTCCAATCTTGTCACACCAtcattacatttttttcttcaaactttTGTGTCTATCTTTTTACAAATGGAGTTGTAAGTACAAAGATTCTACCGATGTTTAATAATGAATAATCTTCATAAAAAACCCTATAGGATACACAACATGGATTTTCATCTGTCAATCGATTTATTTTCATACACAATGGTCAGAGATCAAACTATTAATTACTTATTTAAGAGGTTTAAATATTTCACCacttgttaccaaaaaaaaaattaatgataattCCAACTAATGTTAGTCATAGACAAATCTCATATTTCTTTCAAATTAGGTTACACTTTGATTTCTATCATATCCGGAGCCACGTCTTAATGGATGTAAGAGTTTGGGAGAGGGGTTATAAGTTCCTATGTTATAAGCACAAAGTTTTTATTACcgtttaataatgattaatctttgttgaaaaaatttatGAGACACACAAGGTGGATTCTTctctttttcaatcaaattttccctaaataaatgaataagatGTTACCCtaactttttatattaaatgtgagggatttcatttttttaggagATGGATATCAATATTTTCCAACTTGATTCCATTCACACTATATAGTAGTATGTATATTATAGTGAGATCACAACGTGGTGTAAAAAAAAGAGACCACACAAGTTATTTATTCCAAAATCCGAACAAGAAATTGCAAGTCCATCATGATCAGAAAATGACCCTTACAAACAATGAGCTAGgtccacaaaaaaaaaggatgacCTAGGTAGTGACGTTtggcttttaattttttaataagcaaaaaattaattaaaacaaatatagcTAAACTTGGCACAGATGCAGAAAGATGAGCTAGACACAAGTTGAACATTGCATGCTCATGCAGAGGCCCTCtcagttattttttgtttaaataaatttttatatatatggaTAAACCATGAGGGAATCAAATCCTACCTTCACTggttcaaccttttcttttctttttcttttttgacggACCAGATCAACCTTTTCTAGAGCTgtataaaaacatatatattataaagcCAAACAGCATGATGTGTTtgtatattttatcaaaaattaaaaaataaagtgataTGTAGTAATGTTTATAGAAAAAATGTGATATGTGTTGTATAAACTTGTATCAAAAAGAATGTTTATTTAATGATAATTGTCATAACTTATACACTTACATCAAGCAACAGATGAAAGTTAGATaggataatattaatttatttatgttaatgtatGTTTCAAAGACATGAATTTTAGAATTTCAAAAGGGAATAATGTcttcctccaaaaaaaaaaaaaaaaaaagggaataaTGTCTTCAATTCACCATTCTTGAAATTCAATTGAATTGCAAACATCCAATATATATACCAAATGCTCTATATCTTTGAAGCTACTTTAAAGATCTATCTCATATGAATACGTTGGCCACAAGCATCTTTTACCAAACCTTGGAAGTACACTTACTAACCGAATACTAATTGATCATGACCGTCCTATATATAGTTATAACTAAATATGATGCCGATtattttatataagaaaatagaaTAATGCATTCAAtacttctataaaaaaaaataaaaaaataatcaacaatgaATTGGTTTAAGTGATAAAGGTCTTAAACTCTTTAAGATAATCAGAGGTTCGATCATCGACTCTTAGatataaaaagtattttctTGCAGAAAAGAAcacttaacataaaaaaaaatcacgcaTTTGATCGGTTATACTATCAAATCAAGGCAATGCATGCTTAAAACGTAAATTATGTAATCTTAATTCTTAATCCACAAGTTCATGTAGATTATTAGGTTCAAGGCCACTATCTATAAACTCTTtccaaatcatatttattttcaaagtgaaatttgagtttttcttgATACATTCTCTTACACTATTGGATTTTGTATGTAGATATATTTGGTAGTCCGAATGTATAGACGTCTATAATATCATAtcaaacttttatatataatttgtccTTACAAAAACGAGTGAGATGTAATTACTCTTTATAGACTATGCATGCGTttgatttactaaaaaaatgaaggacattaCAATTTCAGTTATGCACTCTTTGGTTTGTAAAACTATATCTATGAAAGGACAAATTGGAGGCAAGGGACAAGTCAAAAACTGAAATTCTTATTCCTCACTAAACCACTCTGCAattttttgtcccacgtacaagttgtctaaaataccataATATCCTTTTGTCCATAAAAATTTGTATAAgaccaaaaattatttaataccaTCAAAATTTGTCATATGTTGTTCTAACTTGTATTGTATTGTTGTGTTTAGTGTTTACTTTTTAGCATATCAAACACACCCTACCCTATGTGagacttacttttttttttttatacagattttttttgacaaaactttCCCACTATAGGTAGGGAATCCACATCCAGCTATGTATTTGTACTTATTTTAATCTAGATAACTTATTTATCACCTTTTCAAGAAAGGTaactaattaactaattatcaaatttaaaataacggACCTCGACCAGAGCAATACATTAACTGAAACTTATCTTATTCCATTCACACCAAAACTATCTAGATATATTAATTAAGAATTATGTTAAtaaattctatttatattactattagACCTCTCAACTCTATCCAAGTTAATCCACCATGGACTCATCACTAGACAACACCAATAACTTTGAGCTGCATGACTTCATTGACGATCCAAACTTTGATCAATTTATCGATTTAATTCGAGGTGAGCATGAAGATGCAATATCTAACTTTGGTTCTGACCTTATCAATGATTGCttcattgataataatattaacCAACTTCTTTCAATTCCTCCAAATCCATTATTTgatcacaacaacaatattattaataataatgttgTTAATGAGTATAATCCAAGCCCTACAACAATTGGCTCCTTCTCTTGTTATGATGGAGTGATTAAAGGAGAAGGAGAAAATGATGGAGGTGGTTCTTctgcaacaacaacgacaacgacaaccaCGATCGATGATGCCAACCCTAGGGCTAAAACTGATAGGTCCAAGACTCTCATTTCTGAGAGAAGGAGGAGAGGCAGGATGAAGGATAAGCTTTATGCATTGCGTTCTTTGGTTCCCAACATTACAAAGGTAATTAGTATCCTTTTTCAATTAATTTCGAACTCTATAACTCCTGCATAAAACTCATTTAGTATCCCTTAATCTGCCAATGTAAAGTTGCAAAGATATGATTTTGGTTAAACATttatagatatatattttttttttgcactagAGGTTAGGGTTGctatttttaagttttgaatAAGATATGCTTGATATTAATTTGAGGATGAAaaatgtaatgtaatatatatcCACGTGCAGATGGATAAGGCTTCTATAATTGGAGATGCAGTATCATATGTGCATGACCTTCAAGCACAAGCTAGGAAGTTAAATGCTGAGGTTTCAGGGCTTGAAACATCTTTATCAGTGTCTGAAAATTATCAAGGATCAATTAGTAACACCATTAATGTTCAAAGCCATCCAATTTGCAAGAAAATTATCCaggtttaatttgtttaatttttcatttcacattcttgtttttcttttagatCCAAGTTATAATTTCATGAGTCTATAAACCcatataataaagaaaaaacttacTCAAACTCTAAACCTTATCTTAGaccaacatttttttcttaacggcaaaatttattaaataatcaGTCTCTGCACAAGACAAACAGAGAcagataaaatagaaaactacaaacaaatgacgtcgtatataggcggaacaaTTTTAACCGTTGTGCATTATGATATGTAGGTGGAGATGTTTCAAGTGGAGGAAAGAGGTTATTATGCAAAAATATTGTGCAATAAAGGAGAAGGAGTAGCTGCTTCATTGTACAAGGCTCTTGAGTCTCTTGCAAATTTCAATGTCCAAAACTCAAACTTAGCTACAGTTTGTGACACTTTTCTACTTACATTTACACTGAATGTAAGTTATTATTACCCTCTTCCGTTAATTCATTGATTAATGATTAGGGTTATTGATGTTTTTGCTTAAAGATTAATTAGTCattgttgggttgaaaaatATAGGTAAACGGTTCTGAACCAGAAATGAACCTTCAAAATTTGAAGCTATGGGTGGCTGGTGCTCTTTTGAACCAAGGCTTTGAATTCATGCCATCATTTTGAGCCACTGCATGAAGTTTTCTACGTGAAGAGATTTCTAATTTAGTTGCTAATTAAGTTTTGGTGTGTTCCTCACTTTATTTTTTGGAAGAAGTTTGTCACTTTACTTATAGAGTATTAAATTTTGATGTCTCTAATTTAAATCcttaattcaagtttttttaatattgatataTGTCTCGGTCACCGACCAAATTGATGTTTCGGTGGAATGACtaaatttgttgatattttttttgtatgaattgTATTTCTTCCTCGTGCAACTTAAACCCAACTAATATCTTTAAGTGttgatctttcaaaaaaatctctTAATGCTGGATGCGAACTTAAAATCACTAGATAAACGAGTAAATGAGCATGCTTGTCTCTCGGAATTGTAAGAATCGAacactttaaattaaatttgtaaaatagaaaattatttgcaaatttcaaaaatGTAAATTGATCAACCCATATAAACACTATATACTAGTGGTGCATTGTATTTGTCTagaaatgaataataataatgagaaaTCCCTCTATTTACGCGGAGTtacctaacattgattcctaATGCATCAAAAATAACTCTGTGTCTAAACTAACGAGTTGTTAGACATaaaatcattggttgaatttatTCTATCATTTCATAATTATGAAAGCAATTCCGACATATTCACGTTTATGAAGACACCTAAAAAGACATATAGTTGCTTATTCCCCTCTAATGTTAGTTGGTCGAGAAATAGTAGGATGTAAACCAACAATATACTATATAAAGAGATCTCATAAAAAGATtccatatattataaaaagagATCTCATGATCCTCTTGTATTTCTTAACATTGTCTGTCAAGTTTTGATTCGTTTAACACTTCGGAATGTTTAGGGGGTTTGAATTTGAGCCATTGAAAGTATTTTGTATTTACCGTATTTTGTTGTTAGCGGagctagttttttttaaatccgGTATCTTCTAAGCGCAATAATAGAGACTATCCATTCGAGCCGCATAGAATCGTAATGGTTGACAAAGTTCTCCCTCAATATATTTAACACTAGCTAGTAGCACATTAACAAAATTGTATTTGAACTCGGGACTTCTGAGTCTCATATAACTTAATCAAGATATTGAGTTCAAATTTAGCTTTGGGCATGCAACATTGTTAAAACTCTTCGGGAGAGTTTGTCGTCCATTTGGGTCTCACAAAACTCGAAGGATCAGTTTCTACTGTTGCGCGCGTAAAGGATACCTGATTTACACCAAATTGAAATAGATTTCCTAGTATCTTATCCAAGGGCCCTTGTATTTACCGAAGCTAGTTTGATGATAGTATATGTGTAggatttaattatataaattttcattcaaaagatTCTTTACGTTATcaattaattgtaatttttttttttgggtagatagacgaaatggcaaagccattataaactcacacacacaagtggaggtaccggggttcgaaccccggtcatggcatccggcctaacaatttcgacattttgccagttgagctaggacttctggataattaattgtaatttaattatataaattgtcattGAAAAGATTTTACAAATCATTAGATAATTGCAATCATTTGATCATTAAAAACGTTTGACTTTAATCGTAATTATTCTTAACATGGACAACGGGAGGGGTGGCAAATAGGAGCGTTTCCCCCTCCCTCCCATCACAACGTATTATGTATTATAAAATACAAATACATTtcactaaaaaaagaaatacaaatacattattttcttggtaaatacaaatttattatttaatttaaattcgTGTTATTTAGGATTAAATTTGTTTGGtcgtttttttagaggaaatttGTTTGGTTGTTGTCTAACACATTTGTGGATTTGCTCATACCTTTAAAGTTGTAATATAATTAGCTTTAATTTGTGTACAATGTTAAACTTTTTACTTTgacaacataaaaattaaactcgtgtatctaaaatcatttttaagattttttggttGGTCAATTGTAGTAAAAGATTAAAGTTGATACAAAGTTTTGTTGTAAAAATCAGTTTAATCGATTGAAAAAGTGATGCAAACCAATTTTAAAAAGGGATGAATGGTGGTTAACtatcaacataaatattttaGGTGTATTTGAGCAATTACTAGGCTCTTAAAGAGCAATCTCCAATTTTGTTTGCCGCTTTAAATTTTATGTATTGCAAATTTGATTGCTTTTATTCTATATATCATGCTAACTAGCGTCCCTCACGATCCACAAGTCAAGAATGTTAAAAGTATAaatcttttattgaaataatcaaattatttactttcaaaaaattgaatatacacattttccacatatctcaatataaaatttctatATTAGTTTCTTTAATTATTGCCCACAGGAAACATTAGTCAGCATTTCCCTCATTTTATTTATCTGACATGATTTATGCGGGACTAATATTAGGAATTAGCTGCATGGAGCTTCTCCTATCATCCCCATGATTCTAAAAATAATCTATCCATCTGaacaaagaaaatgttattttatgtGAATTTACCTATGGGAAATATTAAAGAGTACGTTCAGGGTACTCTTTAAGACCTATAAGTAGtaagtatttttaaaaatgcatGTCATCATTGTCTTGGAAatcgaaatatttgactttttttaaagaataattgcttatttcttaaagagtgccccgggACACTTATTAACAAGACCCTTTACCTATTTAGACgcaagaaaaaaaactattttttttgttgtccaAATTGATATAAGAAGTGAAAAGTACTACCTAccgaataaaatataaacaaaaagatAGTTAAATTTTAAACCTGTAATTgccatttttcttatatttcatTAGCactctttaaataaatttatgagtCGGAATAAGGACAATACAAGTATCACTTGGGtgatttgaaacaaaattgtcACCTAAATTTATCGGGTGGCAATAAGGACAACACAAGTATCACTTTTGTTTTATCCCTAGTAAGGGATTAAACATTTGCAAATTTTTAAGTCTTTAATTTTAATGGTATGTCATTCTGAATGGTCGGTTCAGTAGCTTTAACTTCTGAGTTCTGATACTTTAGGTCATTATATCCATAACAGATAATGATATGTTATTTACAATCGGCGTGGCATGTTGTTTGATCCCTTTGGTTCATTAGTACCGACATTATAAATGTAAGTAACATTAGACCCGTCAGTTTTGGTTGGTTTGTTGCAAAATCAAGAGTGCTTTGTCTTTTTCATACTGGTGCAGTTGTCtcttaaaataaagatttgaatttgaatggaataactactttttttatcaatggaaaaaacaaaaatacctCTTAATCAACTTTAATAGATAGAGTTGTTAATCGGAAATAGAAAACCAAATGTGAatacaattcaataaaaatgcAAGTTGAATGGGAGGCACCCACTAAACGTGTTATCAGCCAGATTCACTGACAGAGATTATGCATCAACAAAGTCAGTAACATaattaccaacaaaaaaaaaaaaaatgcaatctagtaaaacaaaactaatataAAGAAGGCAATGCAAGTCTTTCACAAAGATCAGCTTCAGACTCCGGTTACACAATTTTTCAGCA
Proteins encoded in this window:
- the LOC25487443 gene encoding transcription factor FER-LIKE IRON DEFICIENCY-INDUCED TRANSCRIPTION FACTOR, translating into MDSSLDNTNNFELHDFIDDPNFDQFIDLIRGEHEDAISNFGSDLINDCFIDNNINQLLSIPPNPLFDHNNNIINNNVVNEYNPSPTTIGSFSCYDGVIKGEGENDGGGSSATTTTTTTTIDDANPRAKTDRSKTLISERRRRGRMKDKLYALRSLVPNITKMDKASIIGDAVSYVHDLQAQARKLNAEVSGLETSLSVSENYQGSISNTINVQSHPICKKIIQVEMFQVEERGYYAKILCNKGEGVAASLYKALESLANFNVQNSNLATVCDTFLLTFTLNVNGSEPEMNLQNLKLWVAGALLNQGFEFMPSF